From Pseudomonas sp. stari2, a single genomic window includes:
- a CDS encoding lysylphosphatidylglycerol synthase transmembrane domain-containing protein: protein MSRGILLLIGLLVAVAVPVLLGGGETWERLQAFPLRWLLIMFAMVLLCWGINTLRLRLLLGDQRDRVTPVKSLGVVMAAEFAWCATPGGSGGPLTIMALLARSGVRPARGSAVFAMDQLSDLLFFLCALIGILIYALFQHLSDRMEWLLIVSAMSLTGGLFSCVLVARYHRRLIRLSGRLLAGMNVEPRTRRRWARQLLHFLAAFTDALKLPWQTLIKVFVLTCVHWSLRYSVLYLALRGLGADVQWAWTFLIQMLSLGAGQFSLLPGGAGAAELTSAALLAPMVGKSTAAAAILIWRVVTYYFYLLVGGPVFLLMLGRPLLKKLLSVRQAS, encoded by the coding sequence TTGAGCCGCGGCATTCTGTTGCTGATCGGCCTGCTGGTGGCCGTGGCAGTTCCCGTTCTGCTCGGGGGAGGCGAGACGTGGGAGCGCCTGCAGGCCTTTCCGCTGCGCTGGCTATTGATCATGTTCGCCATGGTTCTGCTGTGCTGGGGCATCAACACCTTGCGTCTGCGGCTGTTGCTCGGCGATCAGCGTGACCGGGTCACGCCCGTCAAAAGCCTCGGGGTGGTGATGGCTGCCGAATTTGCCTGGTGCGCCACGCCCGGCGGCAGCGGTGGGCCGTTGACGATCATGGCGCTGTTGGCCCGCAGCGGCGTGCGCCCGGCCCGGGGCAGCGCCGTGTTTGCGATGGATCAGTTGAGCGATCTGCTGTTTTTTCTCTGCGCCCTGATTGGAATTCTGATCTACGCGTTGTTCCAGCATCTCAGCGACCGTATGGAATGGTTGCTGATCGTCAGTGCGATGTCGTTGACCGGTGGCCTGTTCAGTTGCGTGCTGGTCGCGCGCTATCACCGTCGCTTGATCCGCCTGAGCGGGCGCCTGCTGGCCGGGATGAACGTCGAACCCCGCACTCGACGGCGTTGGGCGCGGCAGTTGCTGCATTTTCTGGCCGCTTTCACCGATGCACTGAAATTGCCGTGGCAGACACTGATCAAGGTGTTCGTCCTGACCTGCGTGCATTGGTCGCTGCGATACAGCGTGCTGTACCTGGCGTTGCGCGGGCTGGGGGCGGACGTGCAGTGGGCCTGGACGTTTCTGATCCAGATGCTTTCGCTGGGTGCGGGGCAATTCAGCCTGTTGCCGGGCGGTGCCGGTGCGGCGGAATTAACCTCGGCGGCGCTGCTGGCGCCGATGGTCGGCAAATCGACCGCGGCGGCGGCGATCCTGATCTGGCGGGTGGTGACGTATTACTTCTATCTGCTGGTCGGTGGCCCGGTGTTTCTATTGATGCTGGGCCGGCCGTTGCTGAAAAAACTGCTGAGCGTCAGGCAGGCTTCTTGA
- a CDS encoding glycosyltransferase family 1 protein, with protein MHIADITMFYAPASGGVRTYLDAKHRRLGVKPGIRHSLLIPGADFGESDGVYTVPAPALPFGKGYRFPLRLAPWRNVLQDLQPDLIEVGDPYLTAWAALDARRQLDVPVIGFYHSDLPLLVGNRMGHWVTPNVDAYVRKLYGNFDRVLAPSQVMADKLSGLGVRNVFVQPLGVDLHTFHPDARDTGLRSELGIAEDTRLLIFAGRGSKEKNLPVLLDCMKRLGPRYHLLLVGSSMPASVPDNVSVIDRFCPAAQVARLMASADALIHAGDQETFGLVILEAMACGIPVVAVAAGAFEEIVSESCGLLCAPNNAQAMANAVRELFSRGTGVLGQQARQHAERHYAWDTVVDSLLGHYHAVLGDSVPRVANG; from the coding sequence GTGCATATCGCTGACATCACCATGTTCTACGCCCCGGCCAGCGGCGGCGTGCGCACCTATCTGGATGCCAAGCACCGTCGGCTGGGGGTCAAGCCCGGCATCCGCCACAGCCTGCTGATCCCCGGGGCGGATTTTGGTGAGTCTGACGGCGTTTATACAGTTCCCGCCCCTGCCCTGCCATTCGGCAAAGGCTATCGTTTTCCCCTGCGCCTGGCCCCTTGGCGAAACGTTTTGCAGGATCTGCAACCCGATCTGATCGAAGTCGGCGACCCGTACCTCACCGCCTGGGCTGCGCTCGACGCGCGCCGGCAACTGGACGTGCCGGTGATCGGCTTCTATCACTCCGACCTGCCGCTGCTGGTGGGCAACCGCATGGGCCACTGGGTCACGCCGAATGTCGACGCGTATGTGCGCAAGTTGTACGGCAATTTCGACCGGGTGCTGGCGCCCAGCCAGGTAATGGCCGACAAGCTCAGCGGGCTGGGCGTGCGCAACGTCTTCGTGCAACCGCTGGGCGTTGACCTGCACACCTTCCACCCGGATGCCCGCGATACCGGGTTACGCAGCGAGCTGGGGATTGCCGAGGACACGCGCCTGCTGATCTTTGCCGGTCGCGGTTCCAAGGAGAAAAACCTGCCGGTGCTGCTCGATTGCATGAAACGCCTGGGCCCGCGTTATCACCTGTTGCTGGTCGGCTCGTCGATGCCGGCGTCCGTCCCGGACAACGTCAGCGTGATCGACCGGTTCTGCCCGGCCGCGCAGGTCGCGCGGCTGATGGCCAGTGCCGACGCGCTGATCCACGCCGGCGATCAGGAAACCTTCGGTCTGGTGATTCTGGAGGCGATGGCCTGCGGCATCCCGGTGGTGGCGGTGGCGGCCGGGGCGTTCGAGGAAATCGTCAGCGAATCCTGCGGCCTGCTCTGCGCGCCGAACAATGCGCAAGCCATGGCCAATGCCGTGCGCGAACTGTTCAGTCGCGGGACTGGCGTACTCGGGCAACAGGCACGCCAGCATGCCGAACGGCATTACGCCTGGGACACGGTCGTCGACAGCCTGCTGGGGCATTATCACGCCGTACTCGGCGATTCGGTTCCACGGGTGGCCAATGGCTGA
- a CDS encoding DUF2334 domain-containing protein, translated as MAESHERPALMLVLHDVAPSTWADYRAFVEAVDRLGNVPMTWLVVPDFHRREALEGHPAFCRMLDERVARGDELALHGHFHEDTEPSPRTARDWFMRRVYTHEGEFYQLSREAALARLRPGIDLFRRHDWPLHGFVAPAWLMSAGTRQALRELPLRYTSDPQHLYHLPEFTAVEAPGLVWSARSAWRRGMSKVISEQREQRWRQAPVIRLGLHPVDMRHRFSRDYWWRTLERLLADGRVPMTKIDWLTRQRTQAERAA; from the coding sequence ATGGCTGAATCTCACGAGCGTCCGGCGCTGATGCTGGTGCTGCATGACGTGGCGCCCTCCACGTGGGCCGATTATCGAGCCTTCGTCGAAGCCGTTGACCGGTTGGGCAATGTCCCGATGACGTGGCTGGTGGTTCCGGACTTCCATCGACGCGAGGCACTTGAAGGCCATCCAGCGTTTTGTCGAATGCTCGACGAGCGCGTCGCACGCGGTGATGAACTGGCCCTGCACGGCCACTTTCATGAAGATACCGAGCCCAGCCCGCGCACGGCGCGCGACTGGTTCATGCGCCGGGTCTACACCCATGAAGGCGAGTTCTATCAGCTGTCCCGGGAAGCCGCCCTCGCCCGCCTGCGCCCGGGCATCGATCTGTTTCGGCGCCACGACTGGCCGCTGCACGGTTTCGTCGCCCCCGCCTGGTTGATGAGCGCCGGCACGCGCCAGGCACTGCGCGAATTGCCGCTGCGCTACACCAGCGACCCGCAGCATCTTTATCACTTGCCGGAGTTCACCGCGGTCGAAGCCCCGGGACTGGTCTGGAGCGCACGCAGTGCCTGGCGTCGCGGCATGTCGAAGGTCATCAGCGAACAGCGGGAACAGCGCTGGCGTCAGGCGCCGGTGATTCGTCTAGGCTTGCACCCGGTGGACATGCGCCACCGGTTTTCCCGGGATTACTGGTGGCGCACCCTTGAACGATTGCTGGCGGACGGACGCGTGCCCATGACCAAAATCGACTGGCTGACGCGCCAGCGCACTCAAGCCGAGCGTGCCGCTTGA